One segment of Panicum virgatum strain AP13 chromosome 3K, P.virgatum_v5, whole genome shotgun sequence DNA contains the following:
- the LOC120700392 gene encoding peroxisomal membrane protein PEX14-like isoform X5 — MASATGSGSGQQQSPSTAAAADANPGAGADKLVFEAAPQPVREDYVENAVKFLSHPKVRGSPVVYRRSFLEKKGLTTQEIDEAFRRVPDPQPSATTATASQSQQQANIQNQSTGVQTYTPVQSLQPGTAGPVVLRTQPRFSWYRAFLAAGLLLGFGASAAVFVKKLFLPRLKSWIRKVVAEGDETQGNQLKAKIDEETAEAVKASASAVSAIAKTNQQLLASKDEEKKILVTLTQALDSQAKELKYLSESLNHSRESINITREDRFSQYRPLEEQAPPAIRNGPVNSSWRASQQTNIYGASNGDFGSGRSSFAPAPMEPTSGSFSRSYAETMSTAHRGDRSSSSKPWEMQQYSQQRPGYGSNSQLSDDGSHTDAHDSYPPSYHQNGKAPDFQADEPRPLTYNTGIEERPPPQRRWVPPQPPGVIMPEAVAAIRQPKTLPKQPSSDVSETASEMQVNGASSASAVVTEVPVNGAAASDAGRSEIEEQSEAI; from the exons atggcctccgccaccggctccggctccggccagCAGCAATCCCCAAGCACAG cagcagcagcagatgctaACCCGGGAGCTGGGGCCGACAAGCTCGTGTTCGAGGCGGCGCCGCAGCCTGTGAGGGAGGACTACGTCGAGAACGCCGTCAAGTTCCTCTCCCACCCCAAGGTCAGGGGCTCCCCCGTCGTCTACAGGCGCTCCTTCCTCGAGAAGAAGGGCCTCACCACCcaggagatcgacgaggccttCCGAAGAGTCCCT GATCCGCAACCAAGtgccactactgctacagcttcaCAATCACAGCAGCAGG CAAACATCCAGAATCAATCCACTGGAGTCCAAACTTACACACCAGTGCAGTCTCTGCAGCCAGGAACTGCTGGCCCTGTAGTCCTTCGTACACAGCCCAGGTTCAGCTGGTACCGAGCATTCCTTGCTGCAGGGCTGTTGCTTGGTTTTGGTGCCAGTGCTGCTGTCTTCGTCAAG AAACTGTTCCTTCCCAGGCTCAAGTCTTGGATACGCAAAGTTGTAGCAGAAGGCGATGAAACTCAAGGCAATCAACTTAAGGCCAAGATTGATGAGGAAACAGCAGAGGCTGTAAAGGCTTCTGCGTCTGCTGTTTCTGCTATTGCTAAAACGAACCAACAACTGCTTGCTTCAAAAGATGAAG AAAAGAAAATACTTGTGACATTAACACAAGCTCTAGATTCCCAAGCCAAGGAGTTAAAATATTTGAGTGAGTCACTCAATCATAGCAGGGAGTCCATAAACATTACCAGGGAGGATAGGTTTTCTCAGTACCGTCCACTGGAAGAGCAGGCCCCTCCTGCTATAAGGAATG GACCAGTTAACAGTTCATGGAGAGCTTCTCAG CAAACTAACATTTACGGCGCATCAAACGGCGACTTTGGCTCTG GGAGGTCTTCATTTGCGCCAGCACCTATGGAACCTACGTCTGGGTCATTTTCAAGATCATATGCGGAG ACAATGTCCACTGCACACCGAGGGGATAGGTCTTCTAGCAGTAAG CCATGGGAGATGCAGCAGTATTCACAGCAGCGGCCTGGTTATGGATCCAACTCTCAGCTGAGTGATGATGGATCACACACCGATGCCCATGACAGCTATCCTCCTTCCTATCACCAGAATGGAAAGGCCCCTGATTTTCAAGCAGATGAGCCTAGGCCTTTGACCTACAACACTGGgattgaggaaaggcctccgcCTCAGCGCCGCTGGGTCCCCCCTCAGCCTCCAGGTGTTATCATGCCAGAAGCAGTGGCTGCCATACGTCAACCAAAGACCCTTCCTAAGCAGCCATCGAGCGACGTCTCTGAGACAGCTAGTGAGATGCAGGTGAATGGTGCTTCAAGTGCATCGGCTGTTGTCACTGAGGTGCCTGTTAATGGAGCTGCTGCAAGTGATGCTGGACGTAGCGAGATCGAAGAACAATCAGAGGCCATCTAA
- the LOC120700392 gene encoding peroxisomal membrane protein PEX14-like isoform X1 — protein MASATGSGSGQQQSPSTAAAAADANPGAGADKLVFEAAPQPVREDYVENAVKFLSHPKVRGSPVVYRRSFLEKKGLTTQEIDEAFRRVPDPQPSATTATASQSQQQANIQNQSTGVQTYTPVQSLQPGTAGPVVLRTQPRFSWYRAFLAAGLLLGFGASAAVFVKKLFLPRLKSWIRKVVAEGDETQGNQLKAKIDEETAEAVKASASAVSAIAKTNQQLLASKDEEKKILVTLTQALDSQAKELKYLSESLNHSRESINITREDRFSQYRPLEEQAPPAIRNGPVNSSWRASQQTNIYGASNGDFGSAGRSSFAPAPMEPTSGSFSRSYAETMSTAHRGDRSSSSKPWEMQQYSQQRPGYGSNSQLSDDGSHTDAHDSYPPSYHQNGKAPDFQADEPRPLTYNTGIEERPPPQRRWVPPQPPGVIMPEAVAAIRQPKTLPKQPSSDVSETASEMQVNGASSASAVVTEVPVNGAAASDAGRSEIEEQSEAI, from the exons atggcctccgccaccggctccggctccggccagCAGCAATCCCCAAGCACAG cagcagcagcagcagatgctaACCCGGGAGCTGGGGCCGACAAGCTCGTGTTCGAGGCGGCGCCGCAGCCTGTGAGGGAGGACTACGTCGAGAACGCCGTCAAGTTCCTCTCCCACCCCAAGGTCAGGGGCTCCCCCGTCGTCTACAGGCGCTCCTTCCTCGAGAAGAAGGGCCTCACCACCcaggagatcgacgaggccttCCGAAGAGTCCCT GATCCGCAACCAAGtgccactactgctacagcttcaCAATCACAGCAGCAGG CAAACATCCAGAATCAATCCACTGGAGTCCAAACTTACACACCAGTGCAGTCTCTGCAGCCAGGAACTGCTGGCCCTGTAGTCCTTCGTACACAGCCCAGGTTCAGCTGGTACCGAGCATTCCTTGCTGCAGGGCTGTTGCTTGGTTTTGGTGCCAGTGCTGCTGTCTTCGTCAAG AAACTGTTCCTTCCCAGGCTCAAGTCTTGGATACGCAAAGTTGTAGCAGAAGGCGATGAAACTCAAGGCAATCAACTTAAGGCCAAGATTGATGAGGAAACAGCAGAGGCTGTAAAGGCTTCTGCGTCTGCTGTTTCTGCTATTGCTAAAACGAACCAACAACTGCTTGCTTCAAAAGATGAAG AAAAGAAAATACTTGTGACATTAACACAAGCTCTAGATTCCCAAGCCAAGGAGTTAAAATATTTGAGTGAGTCACTCAATCATAGCAGGGAGTCCATAAACATTACCAGGGAGGATAGGTTTTCTCAGTACCGTCCACTGGAAGAGCAGGCCCCTCCTGCTATAAGGAATG GACCAGTTAACAGTTCATGGAGAGCTTCTCAG CAAACTAACATTTACGGCGCATCAAACGGCGACTTTGGCTCTG CAGGGAGGTCTTCATTTGCGCCAGCACCTATGGAACCTACGTCTGGGTCATTTTCAAGATCATATGCGGAG ACAATGTCCACTGCACACCGAGGGGATAGGTCTTCTAGCAGTAAG CCATGGGAGATGCAGCAGTATTCACAGCAGCGGCCTGGTTATGGATCCAACTCTCAGCTGAGTGATGATGGATCACACACCGATGCCCATGACAGCTATCCTCCTTCCTATCACCAGAATGGAAAGGCCCCTGATTTTCAAGCAGATGAGCCTAGGCCTTTGACCTACAACACTGGgattgaggaaaggcctccgcCTCAGCGCCGCTGGGTCCCCCCTCAGCCTCCAGGTGTTATCATGCCAGAAGCAGTGGCTGCCATACGTCAACCAAAGACCCTTCCTAAGCAGCCATCGAGCGACGTCTCTGAGACAGCTAGTGAGATGCAGGTGAATGGTGCTTCAAGTGCATCGGCTGTTGTCACTGAGGTGCCTGTTAATGGAGCTGCTGCAAGTGATGCTGGACGTAGCGAGATCGAAGAACAATCAGAGGCCATCTAA
- the LOC120700392 gene encoding peroxisomal membrane protein PEX14-like isoform X4, with amino-acid sequence MASATGSGSGQQQSPSTAAADANPGAGADKLVFEAAPQPVREDYVENAVKFLSHPKVRGSPVVYRRSFLEKKGLTTQEIDEAFRRVPDPQPSATTATASQSQQQANIQNQSTGVQTYTPVQSLQPGTAGPVVLRTQPRFSWYRAFLAAGLLLGFGASAAVFVKKLFLPRLKSWIRKVVAEGDETQGNQLKAKIDEETAEAVKASASAVSAIAKTNQQLLASKDEEKKILVTLTQALDSQAKELKYLSESLNHSRESINITREDRFSQYRPLEEQAPPAIRNGPVNSSWRASQQTNIYGASNGDFGSAGRSSFAPAPMEPTSGSFSRSYAETMSTAHRGDRSSSSKPWEMQQYSQQRPGYGSNSQLSDDGSHTDAHDSYPPSYHQNGKAPDFQADEPRPLTYNTGIEERPPPQRRWVPPQPPGVIMPEAVAAIRQPKTLPKQPSSDVSETASEMQVNGASSASAVVTEVPVNGAAASDAGRSEIEEQSEAI; translated from the exons atggcctccgccaccggctccggctccggccagCAGCAATCCCCAAGCACAG cagcagcagatgctaACCCGGGAGCTGGGGCCGACAAGCTCGTGTTCGAGGCGGCGCCGCAGCCTGTGAGGGAGGACTACGTCGAGAACGCCGTCAAGTTCCTCTCCCACCCCAAGGTCAGGGGCTCCCCCGTCGTCTACAGGCGCTCCTTCCTCGAGAAGAAGGGCCTCACCACCcaggagatcgacgaggccttCCGAAGAGTCCCT GATCCGCAACCAAGtgccactactgctacagcttcaCAATCACAGCAGCAGG CAAACATCCAGAATCAATCCACTGGAGTCCAAACTTACACACCAGTGCAGTCTCTGCAGCCAGGAACTGCTGGCCCTGTAGTCCTTCGTACACAGCCCAGGTTCAGCTGGTACCGAGCATTCCTTGCTGCAGGGCTGTTGCTTGGTTTTGGTGCCAGTGCTGCTGTCTTCGTCAAG AAACTGTTCCTTCCCAGGCTCAAGTCTTGGATACGCAAAGTTGTAGCAGAAGGCGATGAAACTCAAGGCAATCAACTTAAGGCCAAGATTGATGAGGAAACAGCAGAGGCTGTAAAGGCTTCTGCGTCTGCTGTTTCTGCTATTGCTAAAACGAACCAACAACTGCTTGCTTCAAAAGATGAAG AAAAGAAAATACTTGTGACATTAACACAAGCTCTAGATTCCCAAGCCAAGGAGTTAAAATATTTGAGTGAGTCACTCAATCATAGCAGGGAGTCCATAAACATTACCAGGGAGGATAGGTTTTCTCAGTACCGTCCACTGGAAGAGCAGGCCCCTCCTGCTATAAGGAATG GACCAGTTAACAGTTCATGGAGAGCTTCTCAG CAAACTAACATTTACGGCGCATCAAACGGCGACTTTGGCTCTG CAGGGAGGTCTTCATTTGCGCCAGCACCTATGGAACCTACGTCTGGGTCATTTTCAAGATCATATGCGGAG ACAATGTCCACTGCACACCGAGGGGATAGGTCTTCTAGCAGTAAG CCATGGGAGATGCAGCAGTATTCACAGCAGCGGCCTGGTTATGGATCCAACTCTCAGCTGAGTGATGATGGATCACACACCGATGCCCATGACAGCTATCCTCCTTCCTATCACCAGAATGGAAAGGCCCCTGATTTTCAAGCAGATGAGCCTAGGCCTTTGACCTACAACACTGGgattgaggaaaggcctccgcCTCAGCGCCGCTGGGTCCCCCCTCAGCCTCCAGGTGTTATCATGCCAGAAGCAGTGGCTGCCATACGTCAACCAAAGACCCTTCCTAAGCAGCCATCGAGCGACGTCTCTGAGACAGCTAGTGAGATGCAGGTGAATGGTGCTTCAAGTGCATCGGCTGTTGTCACTGAGGTGCCTGTTAATGGAGCTGCTGCAAGTGATGCTGGACGTAGCGAGATCGAAGAACAATCAGAGGCCATCTAA
- the LOC120700392 gene encoding peroxisomal membrane protein PEX14-like isoform X3, translating into MASATGSGSGQQQSPSTAAAAADANPGAGADKLVFEAAPQPVREDYVENAVKFLSHPKVRGSPVVYRRSFLEKKGLTTQEIDEAFRRVPDPQPSATTATASQSQQQANIQNQSTGVQTYTPVQSLQPGTAGPVVLRTQPRFSWYRAFLAAGLLLGFGASAAVFVKKLFLPRLKSWIRKVVAEGDETQGNQLKAKIDEETAEAVKASASAVSAIAKTNQQLLASKDEEKKILVTLTQALDSQAKELKYLSESLNHSRESINITREDRFSQYRPLEEQAPPAIRNGPVNSSWRASQQTNIYGASNGDFGSGRSSFAPAPMEPTSGSFSRSYAETMSTAHRGDRSSSSKPWEMQQYSQQRPGYGSNSQLSDDGSHTDAHDSYPPSYHQNGKAPDFQADEPRPLTYNTGIEERPPPQRRWVPPQPPGVIMPEAVAAIRQPKTLPKQPSSDVSETASEMQVNGASSASAVVTEVPVNGAAASDAGRSEIEEQSEAI; encoded by the exons atggcctccgccaccggctccggctccggccagCAGCAATCCCCAAGCACAG cagcagcagcagcagatgctaACCCGGGAGCTGGGGCCGACAAGCTCGTGTTCGAGGCGGCGCCGCAGCCTGTGAGGGAGGACTACGTCGAGAACGCCGTCAAGTTCCTCTCCCACCCCAAGGTCAGGGGCTCCCCCGTCGTCTACAGGCGCTCCTTCCTCGAGAAGAAGGGCCTCACCACCcaggagatcgacgaggccttCCGAAGAGTCCCT GATCCGCAACCAAGtgccactactgctacagcttcaCAATCACAGCAGCAGG CAAACATCCAGAATCAATCCACTGGAGTCCAAACTTACACACCAGTGCAGTCTCTGCAGCCAGGAACTGCTGGCCCTGTAGTCCTTCGTACACAGCCCAGGTTCAGCTGGTACCGAGCATTCCTTGCTGCAGGGCTGTTGCTTGGTTTTGGTGCCAGTGCTGCTGTCTTCGTCAAG AAACTGTTCCTTCCCAGGCTCAAGTCTTGGATACGCAAAGTTGTAGCAGAAGGCGATGAAACTCAAGGCAATCAACTTAAGGCCAAGATTGATGAGGAAACAGCAGAGGCTGTAAAGGCTTCTGCGTCTGCTGTTTCTGCTATTGCTAAAACGAACCAACAACTGCTTGCTTCAAAAGATGAAG AAAAGAAAATACTTGTGACATTAACACAAGCTCTAGATTCCCAAGCCAAGGAGTTAAAATATTTGAGTGAGTCACTCAATCATAGCAGGGAGTCCATAAACATTACCAGGGAGGATAGGTTTTCTCAGTACCGTCCACTGGAAGAGCAGGCCCCTCCTGCTATAAGGAATG GACCAGTTAACAGTTCATGGAGAGCTTCTCAG CAAACTAACATTTACGGCGCATCAAACGGCGACTTTGGCTCTG GGAGGTCTTCATTTGCGCCAGCACCTATGGAACCTACGTCTGGGTCATTTTCAAGATCATATGCGGAG ACAATGTCCACTGCACACCGAGGGGATAGGTCTTCTAGCAGTAAG CCATGGGAGATGCAGCAGTATTCACAGCAGCGGCCTGGTTATGGATCCAACTCTCAGCTGAGTGATGATGGATCACACACCGATGCCCATGACAGCTATCCTCCTTCCTATCACCAGAATGGAAAGGCCCCTGATTTTCAAGCAGATGAGCCTAGGCCTTTGACCTACAACACTGGgattgaggaaaggcctccgcCTCAGCGCCGCTGGGTCCCCCCTCAGCCTCCAGGTGTTATCATGCCAGAAGCAGTGGCTGCCATACGTCAACCAAAGACCCTTCCTAAGCAGCCATCGAGCGACGTCTCTGAGACAGCTAGTGAGATGCAGGTGAATGGTGCTTCAAGTGCATCGGCTGTTGTCACTGAGGTGCCTGTTAATGGAGCTGCTGCAAGTGATGCTGGACGTAGCGAGATCGAAGAACAATCAGAGGCCATCTAA
- the LOC120700392 gene encoding peroxisomal membrane protein PEX14-like isoform X2, with the protein MASATGSGSGQQQSPSTAAAADANPGAGADKLVFEAAPQPVREDYVENAVKFLSHPKVRGSPVVYRRSFLEKKGLTTQEIDEAFRRVPDPQPSATTATASQSQQQANIQNQSTGVQTYTPVQSLQPGTAGPVVLRTQPRFSWYRAFLAAGLLLGFGASAAVFVKKLFLPRLKSWIRKVVAEGDETQGNQLKAKIDEETAEAVKASASAVSAIAKTNQQLLASKDEEKKILVTLTQALDSQAKELKYLSESLNHSRESINITREDRFSQYRPLEEQAPPAIRNGPVNSSWRASQQTNIYGASNGDFGSAGRSSFAPAPMEPTSGSFSRSYAETMSTAHRGDRSSSSKPWEMQQYSQQRPGYGSNSQLSDDGSHTDAHDSYPPSYHQNGKAPDFQADEPRPLTYNTGIEERPPPQRRWVPPQPPGVIMPEAVAAIRQPKTLPKQPSSDVSETASEMQVNGASSASAVVTEVPVNGAAASDAGRSEIEEQSEAI; encoded by the exons atggcctccgccaccggctccggctccggccagCAGCAATCCCCAAGCACAG cagcagcagcagatgctaACCCGGGAGCTGGGGCCGACAAGCTCGTGTTCGAGGCGGCGCCGCAGCCTGTGAGGGAGGACTACGTCGAGAACGCCGTCAAGTTCCTCTCCCACCCCAAGGTCAGGGGCTCCCCCGTCGTCTACAGGCGCTCCTTCCTCGAGAAGAAGGGCCTCACCACCcaggagatcgacgaggccttCCGAAGAGTCCCT GATCCGCAACCAAGtgccactactgctacagcttcaCAATCACAGCAGCAGG CAAACATCCAGAATCAATCCACTGGAGTCCAAACTTACACACCAGTGCAGTCTCTGCAGCCAGGAACTGCTGGCCCTGTAGTCCTTCGTACACAGCCCAGGTTCAGCTGGTACCGAGCATTCCTTGCTGCAGGGCTGTTGCTTGGTTTTGGTGCCAGTGCTGCTGTCTTCGTCAAG AAACTGTTCCTTCCCAGGCTCAAGTCTTGGATACGCAAAGTTGTAGCAGAAGGCGATGAAACTCAAGGCAATCAACTTAAGGCCAAGATTGATGAGGAAACAGCAGAGGCTGTAAAGGCTTCTGCGTCTGCTGTTTCTGCTATTGCTAAAACGAACCAACAACTGCTTGCTTCAAAAGATGAAG AAAAGAAAATACTTGTGACATTAACACAAGCTCTAGATTCCCAAGCCAAGGAGTTAAAATATTTGAGTGAGTCACTCAATCATAGCAGGGAGTCCATAAACATTACCAGGGAGGATAGGTTTTCTCAGTACCGTCCACTGGAAGAGCAGGCCCCTCCTGCTATAAGGAATG GACCAGTTAACAGTTCATGGAGAGCTTCTCAG CAAACTAACATTTACGGCGCATCAAACGGCGACTTTGGCTCTG CAGGGAGGTCTTCATTTGCGCCAGCACCTATGGAACCTACGTCTGGGTCATTTTCAAGATCATATGCGGAG ACAATGTCCACTGCACACCGAGGGGATAGGTCTTCTAGCAGTAAG CCATGGGAGATGCAGCAGTATTCACAGCAGCGGCCTGGTTATGGATCCAACTCTCAGCTGAGTGATGATGGATCACACACCGATGCCCATGACAGCTATCCTCCTTCCTATCACCAGAATGGAAAGGCCCCTGATTTTCAAGCAGATGAGCCTAGGCCTTTGACCTACAACACTGGgattgaggaaaggcctccgcCTCAGCGCCGCTGGGTCCCCCCTCAGCCTCCAGGTGTTATCATGCCAGAAGCAGTGGCTGCCATACGTCAACCAAAGACCCTTCCTAAGCAGCCATCGAGCGACGTCTCTGAGACAGCTAGTGAGATGCAGGTGAATGGTGCTTCAAGTGCATCGGCTGTTGTCACTGAGGTGCCTGTTAATGGAGCTGCTGCAAGTGATGCTGGACGTAGCGAGATCGAAGAACAATCAGAGGCCATCTAA